A stretch of Streptococcus sp. oral taxon 061 DNA encodes these proteins:
- the mnmA gene encoding tRNA 2-thiouridine(34) synthase MnmA — MSDNSKTRVVVGMSGGVDSSVTALLLKEQGYDVIGIFMKNWDDTDENGVCTATEDYKDVAAVADQLGIPYYSVNFEKEYWDRVFEYFLAEYRAGRTPNPDVMCNKEIKFKAFLDYAMTLGADYVATGHYARVARDEDGTVHMLRGVDNGKDQTYFLSQLSQEQLQKTMFPLGHLEKSEVRKIAEEAGLATAKKKDSTGICFIGEKNFKEFLSNYLPAQPGRMMTVDGRDMGEHAGLMYYTIGQRGGLGIGGQHGGDNAPWFVVGKDLSQNILYVGQGFYHEALMSTSLEASQVHFTRDMPEEFTLECTAKFRYRQPDSKVTVHVKGDKAEVIFAEPQRAITPGQAVVFYDGEECLGGGLIDNAYRDGKVCQYI, encoded by the coding sequence ATGAGTGATAACTCTAAAACACGTGTTGTCGTGGGGATGAGTGGTGGTGTTGATTCGTCGGTGACGGCTCTCTTGCTCAAGGAGCAGGGCTACGATGTGATCGGCATCTTCATGAAGAACTGGGATGACACAGATGAAAACGGCGTCTGTACAGCGACCGAGGATTACAAGGATGTGGCTGCGGTGGCAGATCAACTTGGCATTCCTTACTACTCTGTCAATTTTGAAAAAGAGTACTGGGACCGCGTTTTTGAGTATTTCCTAGCGGAATACCGTGCAGGACGCACGCCAAATCCAGACGTTATGTGTAACAAGGAAATTAAGTTCAAGGCCTTTTTGGACTATGCCATGACCTTGGGTGCAGACTATGTAGCGACGGGGCATTATGCTCGAGTAGCGCGTGATGAGGATGGCACTGTTCACATGCTTCGTGGCGTGGACAATGGCAAGGACCAGACCTATTTCCTCAGCCAACTTTCGCAAGAACAACTCCAAAAAACCATGTTCCCACTAGGACATTTGGAAAAATCTGAAGTACGAAAAATAGCTGAAGAAGCAGGACTTGCGACTGCTAAGAAGAAAGACTCGACAGGGATTTGCTTTATCGGAGAAAAGAACTTTAAAGAATTTCTCAGCAACTACCTACCAGCCCAGCCTGGTCGCATGATGACTGTAGATGGTCGCGATATGGGCGAGCATGCAGGACTGATGTATTATACGATCGGTCAGCGTGGAGGACTTGGTATCGGTGGTCAACACGGTGGGGATAATGCCCCTTGGTTCGTTGTTGGAAAGGACTTGAGCCAAAATATCCTCTATGTAGGACAAGGTTTCTATCATGAAGCGCTCATGTCAACCAGTTTAGAGGCTAGTCAAGTCCACTTTACTCGTGACATGCCAGAGGAATTTACGCTCGAATGTACGGCTAAATTCCGCTACCGTCAGCCAGACTCGAAGGTGACTGTACATGTCAAAGGAGACAAGGCAGAGGTCATTTTTGCAGAACCACAACGCGCCATTACACCAGGACAGGCAGTTGTCTTTTACG
- a CDS encoding LysM peptidoglycan-binding domain-containing protein produces the protein MKLNIKTKLAGFAVVLAFLAPSLTFAQETKTYTVKPGDTLSEIAETYNTTVEKLAKLNNIKNVDLIFIDQVLIIDGAAPVAETTTTEAPVAEVEETPAVAETVVEETTYEATYEAPAPAATESYSAPAATVSGSEAEAKEWIAQKESGGSYTATNGRYIGRYQLTDSYLNGDYSAENQERVADAYVAGRYGSWTAAKNFWLNNGWY, from the coding sequence ATGAAATTAAACATTAAGACTAAACTTGCAGGATTTGCAGTTGTACTTGCTTTCCTTGCACCATCACTAACTTTTGCACAAGAAACAAAAACTTACACAGTTAAACCTGGAGACACTCTTTCAGAAATTGCTGAAACTTACAACACAACAGTTGAAAAGTTAGCTAAATTGAACAACATTAAAAATGTTGACCTTATCTTTATTGACCAAGTATTGATTATCGATGGGGCAGCTCCAGTTGCTGAAACTACAACAACAGAAGCTCCTGTAGCAGAAGTTGAAGAAACTCCAGCAGTTGCTGAAACTGTTGTAGAAGAAACTACATATGAAGCTACTTACGAAGCTCCAGCACCTGCAGCGACAGAAAGCTACTCAGCTCCAGCTGCAACTGTAAGCGGATCTGAAGCAGAAGCTAAAGAATGGATCGCTCAAAAAGAATCAGGCGGTAGCTACACAGCTACAAACGGACGTTACATCGGTCGTTACCAATTGACAGATTCTTACTTGAACGGTGACTACTCAGCTGAAAACCAAGAACGTGTAGCAGACGCTTATGTTGCAGGACGTTACGGTTCATGGACAGCTGCTAAGAACTTCTGGCTTAACAACGGTTGGTATTAA
- the sdaAB gene encoding L-serine ammonia-lyase, iron-sulfur-dependent subunit beta yields the protein MQSLRFQSVFDIIGPVMIGPSSSHTAGAVRIGKIVSSIFDDTPTEVEFQLFNSFAKTYRGHGTDLALVAGILGMDTDDPEIPNSLEIAHKRGIKIVWTIQKDSNAPHPNTTKITVKNDRKTISVTGISIGGGNIQVTELNGFAVSLNMNTPTIIIVHQDVPGMIAHVTEALSRFDINIAQMNVTREKAGEKAIMIIEVDSRNCEESIEEIRKIPHLHNVNFFQ from the coding sequence ATGCAATCACTTCGTTTTCAATCTGTCTTTGATATCATTGGACCAGTCATGATTGGGCCATCTAGTAGTCACACGGCGGGAGCTGTTCGTATCGGTAAAATCGTTTCATCTATCTTTGATGATACTCCAACTGAAGTTGAATTCCAGCTTTTTAACTCTTTTGCAAAAACCTATCGTGGACACGGGACAGACCTTGCCCTTGTAGCTGGGATATTAGGAATGGATACCGATGACCCTGAAATTCCAAATAGTTTAGAAATTGCTCATAAGCGTGGCATTAAAATCGTATGGACCATCCAAAAGGACAGTAATGCTCCCCACCCAAATACTACGAAAATCACTGTTAAGAACGATCGTAAGACTATCAGCGTAACAGGAATTTCAATCGGCGGTGGAAATATCCAGGTGACAGAACTCAATGGTTTTGCGGTATCCCTCAACATGAATACACCTACTATTATCATCGTTCATCAAGATGTTCCAGGTATGATTGCTCATGTGACAGAGGCCCTATCACGCTTTGACATTAACATCGCTCAAATGAATGTGACCCGAGAAAAGGCCGGGGAGAAAGCCATTATGATTATCGAAGTTGATAGTCGCAACTGTGAAGAATCTATCGAAGAAATTCGTAAAATTCCTCATTTGCACAATGTCAATTTCTTTCAATAG
- the sdaAA gene encoding L-serine ammonia-lyase, iron-sulfur-dependent, subunit alpha, with product MFYSIKELVEQAELDFQGNVAELMITTEFELTGREREEVLLLMERNLEVMKASVELGLSEKKSRSGLTGGDAAKLDHYIKKGKTLSDFTVLSAARNAIAVNEHNAKMGLVCATPTAGSAGCLPAVLTAAIQKLGLTHEQQLDFLFAAGAFGLVIANNASISGAEGGCQAEVGSASAMSAAALTLAAGGTPYQASQAIAFVIKNMLGLICDPVAGLVEVPCVKRNAMGASFAFIAADMALAGIESKIPVDEVIDAMYQVGSSLPTAFRETAEGGLAATPTGRRLQKEIFGE from the coding sequence ATGTTTTACTCTATCAAAGAATTAGTCGAACAAGCCGAACTAGATTTTCAAGGAAATGTTGCTGAACTCATGATTACAACTGAGTTTGAGCTAACTGGTCGTGAGCGAGAAGAAGTTCTCCTCCTCATGGAACGCAATCTTGAGGTTATGAAAGCTTCTGTTGAACTTGGCCTTAGTGAAAAGAAATCTCGTAGCGGTTTGACAGGTGGTGATGCTGCCAAGCTCGACCACTACATCAAAAAAGGAAAGACGCTGTCTGACTTCACTGTCTTGTCTGCCGCCCGTAACGCTATCGCCGTTAATGAACACAATGCCAAGATGGGATTGGTCTGTGCAACTCCTACTGCTGGTAGTGCCGGTTGTCTTCCCGCAGTCCTCACAGCTGCTATTCAAAAGTTGGGTCTAACTCATGAACAACAACTAGACTTCTTATTTGCTGCGGGTGCTTTTGGTCTCGTCATTGCGAACAATGCTTCTATCTCAGGTGCCGAAGGTGGTTGTCAAGCCGAAGTTGGTTCAGCTTCAGCCATGAGTGCTGCTGCCTTAACCCTAGCTGCAGGCGGAACCCCTTATCAAGCGAGCCAGGCCATCGCCTTCGTTATCAAAAACATGCTTGGTCTTATCTGCGATCCCGTTGCAGGTTTGGTTGAAGTTCCATGCGTTAAGCGTAACGCCATGGGAGCAAGCTTCGCCTTTATCGCAGCCGATATGGCCTTAGCTGGTATCGAATCAAAAATCCCAGTTGATGAAGTCATTGATGCCATGTACCAAGTGGGCTCTAGTCTTCCAACCGCCTTTCGTGAAACTGCCGAGGGAGGCCTTGCTGCCACACCGACAGGTCGTCGCCTTCAAAAAGAAATCTTCGGTGAATAA